From Domibacillus sp. DTU_2020_1001157_1_SI_ALB_TIR_016, a single genomic window includes:
- a CDS encoding prepilin-type N-terminal cleavage/methylation domain-containing protein encodes MLNALKRRIKNEKGLTLIELLAVVVILGIIAAIAIPAIGGLIDNSKKDAHVANATQMINSAKTYVASHPNTATTDISLQNLIDQGLIDEPEDPDTGEKGTNGYDTAASKVTITKNSSTPATVGTDGKTTAEAKAVTYSYSVLLKGKERGITGNAGELNRDKVLAAQKR; translated from the coding sequence ATGTTAAACGCACTAAAACGCCGCATAAAAAACGAAAAAGGGTTAACCCTGATTGAGCTTTTGGCGGTTGTCGTGATCCTGGGTATTATTGCTGCTATTGCGATTCCGGCTATTGGGGGGTTAATTGATAACTCGAAGAAAGATGCGCATGTTGCAAACGCGACGCAGATGATTAACTCTGCAAAAACATACGTAGCTAGTCATCCAAACACTGCAACTACAGATATTTCCTTACAAAACCTTATTGATCAAGGACTTATTGATGAACCAGAGGACCCGGATACTGGTGAAAAAGGGACAAATGGTTACGATACTGCTGCTTCTAAAGTTACAATTACAAAAAACAGCTCTACTCCAGCAACGGTTGGCACTGATGGTAAAACCACCGCTGAAGCCAAAGCTGTTACTTACTCATACTCAGTTCTGTTAAAAGGTAAAGAACGTGGCATCACAGGAAATGCTGGAGAGCTTAATCGTGATAAAGTTTTAGCTGCACAGAAAAGATAA
- a CDS encoding type II secretion system F family protein gives MAKFAYTGRDRRGPKKGTLTANSKKEAIEKLQSNGIRVKEIEQKPEAFWEQDIIIGRAVKLEHMVIFLRQFAALLQAGVTVVDSAFILSQQTDSKPLKRALMNMEMEMREGRPLSEAAAKQKKIFEPLFINMLKAGEATGTLDQTFSDLAVHYERQHRTRQKVISALAYPVVVGIVAVCVVIFLLVSVVPTFVNMFEDFGGELPAITKFVINASEWMQRFWYMIALLAGAAAGAIWLMRRRPESKMYLDYAILRMPIFGNLMRKAVLARMTRTLSSLFSNSVPILRAMDITGEVVGNEVIAGVIRQSRQSLECGESITGPMQRHWAFPPLLHQMVAIGEETGSLDQMLSKVADFYEAEVETVTDRLKALIEPLMIVLLAAIVGTIVISVMVPMFEIFNTVQESG, from the coding sequence ATGGCTAAATTCGCATACACCGGAAGAGACCGCCGCGGGCCGAAAAAAGGCACGCTGACCGCTAACTCTAAAAAAGAAGCAATTGAAAAGCTGCAGTCAAACGGTATTCGGGTCAAAGAAATTGAACAGAAGCCGGAAGCCTTTTGGGAGCAGGATATTATCATCGGGCGGGCGGTTAAGCTTGAGCATATGGTTATTTTTTTGCGCCAGTTCGCGGCGCTTCTACAGGCGGGCGTTACTGTCGTCGATTCCGCCTTTATTCTTTCCCAGCAAACCGACAGCAAGCCGCTCAAGCGGGCGCTGATGAATATGGAAATGGAAATGCGGGAAGGCCGTCCGCTGTCAGAAGCCGCTGCCAAGCAAAAAAAAATCTTCGAGCCATTGTTTATTAATATGCTGAAAGCCGGAGAAGCGACGGGAACGCTTGACCAGACCTTCAGCGATCTCGCTGTTCACTACGAGCGGCAGCACCGCACCCGCCAAAAAGTCATTTCGGCGCTTGCCTACCCGGTTGTCGTAGGGATCGTCGCCGTTTGTGTCGTGATCTTTTTGCTCGTTTCCGTTGTGCCGACATTTGTGAATATGTTTGAAGACTTTGGCGGAGAACTGCCGGCGATCACGAAGTTTGTGATCAACGCGAGTGAATGGATGCAGCGATTCTGGTATATGATTGCCCTGCTTGCGGGAGCAGCGGCAGGAGCCATTTGGCTTATGCGCCGCCGCCCGGAATCAAAAATGTACCTAGACTATGCGATTTTGCGCATGCCCATCTTCGGGAATTTAATGCGAAAAGCAGTGCTTGCCCGGATGACCCGTACACTCAGCTCGTTGTTTTCCAACTCCGTGCCTATTTTGCGGGCAATGGATATTACCGGCGAGGTCGTTGGAAATGAAGTGATTGCCGGTGTAATCCGCCAGTCAAGGCAGTCGCTGGAGTGCGGGGAGTCGATCACAGGACCGATGCAGCGCCACTGGGCATTTCCGCCGCTTTTGCATCAAATGGTGGCGATTGGGGAAGAAACGGGTTCGCTCGATCAAATGCTGTCAAAGGTTGCGGACTTTTACGAGGCCGAAGTGGAAACAGTCACGGACCGGTTAAAAGCCCTTATCGAACCGCTTATGATTGTTCTGCTTGCGGCCATTGTCGGGACCATTGTCATTTCGGTCATGGTGCCGATGTTTGAAATCTTTAATACGGTGCAGGAAAGTGGTTAA
- a CDS encoding Maf family protein: protein MTHIILASSSPRRKELLAQVNIPFTVHAANTDETIIPGTHPAQAVEQLALRKAEAVLAEYPDKVVIGADTVVSVDDRILGKPETEQEAMDMLCRLSGRHHAVYTGVAILSRNERVVFHEKTDVEFWELTKAEMAAYIKTGDPFDKAGSYGIQTAGALFVKAIHGDYFNVVGLPVSSLHRRLNQLGLLEDGPVRD, encoded by the coding sequence TTGACCCACATTATTTTGGCTTCATCATCGCCCCGCAGAAAAGAATTGCTTGCTCAAGTAAACATTCCTTTTACCGTTCATGCGGCCAATACCGACGAAACCATCATACCTGGAACGCATCCGGCTCAGGCAGTTGAGCAGCTTGCTCTTCGAAAAGCAGAAGCTGTTTTGGCTGAATATCCGGATAAAGTAGTGATCGGTGCGGATACCGTTGTGTCTGTTGACGATCGTATTCTTGGAAAGCCGGAAACCGAGCAGGAGGCGATGGATATGCTTTGCAGGCTTTCCGGCCGTCACCATGCCGTTTATACCGGTGTTGCCATTCTCTCGAGAAATGAAAGAGTGGTCTTTCATGAAAAAACCGACGTTGAATTTTGGGAACTGACAAAAGCGGAGATGGCGGCTTATATCAAGACAGGTGACCCGTTTGATAAAGCAGGCAGCTATGGAATTCAAACAGCCGGCGCGCTTTTTGTTAAAGCGATTCACGGTGATTATTTTAATGTAGTGGGACTGCCGGTTTCCTCACTTCACCGCCGCTTGAATCAATTGGGCCTTCTTGAGGACGGGCCGGTCCGCGATTGA
- the minD gene encoding septum site-determining protein MinD gives MGEAIVITSGKGGVGKTTTTANLGTALALQEKKVCLVDTDIGLRNLDVVMGLENRIIYDLVDVVEERCKTHQALVKDKRFNDLLYLLPAAQTTDKSAVQPEQMKKLVDELKQDYDYILIDCPAGIEQGYKNAVAGADRAIVVTTPEKSSVRDADRVIGLLEKEEGMAPPKLVVNRIRNHMVKEGDMLDVDEVAAHLSIELIGIVADDDEVIKSSHNGEPVAHNPNNRASIAYRNIARRILGESVPLQPLEQEKDTFFTKFKRFIGMSR, from the coding sequence GTGGGGGAAGCAATTGTCATTACTTCTGGAAAAGGCGGAGTCGGCAAAACTACAACGACCGCCAATCTCGGCACAGCGCTTGCGCTGCAGGAGAAAAAAGTATGTCTCGTTGATACAGATATCGGTCTTCGTAACCTGGATGTAGTCATGGGACTTGAAAATCGGATTATTTATGACCTTGTTGATGTAGTGGAGGAGCGATGCAAAACGCATCAGGCTCTTGTAAAGGACAAGCGTTTTAATGATCTCCTCTATTTGCTGCCGGCTGCCCAAACGACCGATAAGTCTGCTGTTCAGCCTGAGCAAATGAAAAAATTGGTCGATGAATTAAAACAAGATTACGATTATATTTTAATTGACTGCCCCGCTGGAATTGAGCAGGGATATAAAAACGCTGTAGCTGGAGCAGACCGCGCCATTGTCGTGACTACACCGGAAAAGTCGTCCGTCCGGGATGCAGACCGTGTAATTGGTCTTTTGGAAAAAGAAGAAGGCATGGCACCGCCAAAGCTTGTGGTAAACCGGATACGCAATCATATGGTCAAAGAAGGTGACATGCTGGATGTGGATGAAGTAGCTGCTCATTTGTCGATTGAGCTGATCGGGATTGTAGCAGATGATGATGAGGTCATTAAATCGTCTCACAACGGAGAGCCGGTTGCGCATAATCCGAACAACCGCGCTTCAATCGCATATCGGAACATCGCCCGCCGTATACTCGGCGAGTCGGTTCCGCTTCAGCCGCTTGAGCAGGAAAAAGATACGTTTTTCACGAAGTTCAAACGATTTATCGGCATGAGCCGATAA
- the mreD gene encoding rod shape-determining protein MreD: MKKALLPLLMIALFYSDSVFMIFFSEQAFDGAYMPVPRFFIIGLLFMSVFFDRNTAIKYGFFFGFLFDMFYTGLLGAYFFFLPLIVYITSMLTKWLHGTLPVFLVIVLFDIALLELVMYGLNVLVQRTTFSFEQFTYMRLLATLVLNALFYILFALPLRGAFLKLKKVFD, translated from the coding sequence GTGAAAAAAGCGCTCCTTCCTCTTTTAATGATCGCCCTGTTTTATAGTGATAGTGTGTTTATGATCTTTTTTTCAGAACAGGCCTTTGACGGGGCTTATATGCCGGTTCCGCGTTTTTTTATCATTGGCCTTTTGTTTATGTCTGTTTTCTTTGACAGGAATACAGCTATAAAATATGGCTTTTTCTTCGGCTTTTTATTTGATATGTTTTATACAGGGCTTCTAGGCGCCTATTTCTTTTTCCTGCCGCTTATCGTTTACATAACATCCATGCTGACGAAATGGCTTCATGGTACGCTGCCTGTTTTTCTCGTTATCGTGTTGTTTGATATTGCCCTGCTTGAATTGGTCATGTACGGATTGAATGTGCTCGTACAGCGGACAACCTTTTCATTTGAGCAGTTCACCTATATGCGGCTTTTGGCAACGCTTGTGTTAAACGCTCTTTTTTACATTCTGTTTGCCCTCCCGCTTCGAGGTGCTTTTTTGAAATTGAAAAAAGTGTTCGATTAA
- a CDS encoding site-2 protease family protein: MNKISIHPITWLFGAVAAATGLFLEGLCIALILFVHEMGHAAAAKAAGWRITKMEFLPFGGKLETDEHAGRPLVEEWLVVISGPFMHVPMLAASTLMQKAGWISADVSQLLFQLNAFIFLFNLLPVLPLDGGKMVQLFLCTLHPYYKAYKQSIFFSFASLALLMGAAVVLLPFYVQLVLTASYVAVQLLVMWKEKEVMFIRFLTARYYEPVSLRLLDLPVLKSDRLLYTVRRFKRNRTHTLKVKGGRDMTEEQLLQSFFAGKKYIREVDENMD; encoded by the coding sequence ATGAATAAGATATCCATTCATCCGATCACCTGGCTGTTTGGGGCTGTTGCTGCTGCTACAGGTCTTTTTTTAGAAGGGCTTTGTATCGCCCTCATTCTGTTTGTCCATGAAATGGGGCATGCTGCCGCCGCTAAAGCAGCAGGCTGGCGCATCACCAAAATGGAATTCCTGCCCTTTGGCGGAAAGCTTGAAACAGATGAGCATGCGGGACGGCCGCTTGTCGAAGAATGGCTCGTTGTCATCTCTGGTCCTTTTATGCATGTCCCTATGCTTGCGGCAAGCACGCTTATGCAAAAAGCCGGCTGGATCAGCGCAGATGTATCGCAATTGCTGTTTCAATTAAATGCTTTTATTTTTTTGTTTAATCTGCTGCCGGTCCTGCCGCTTGACGGGGGGAAAATGGTTCAGCTCTTTCTATGTACACTTCACCCTTACTACAAAGCGTACAAGCAGTCGATCTTTTTTTCATTTGCGTCGCTTGCTTTGCTGATGGGGGCAGCTGTTGTTCTGCTTCCCTTTTACGTCCAGCTCGTTTTAACAGCTTCCTACGTGGCCGTCCAGCTTCTTGTCATGTGGAAAGAAAAAGAGGTAATGTTTATCCGGTTTTTAACGGCCCGCTATTATGAGCCGGTTTCACTGCGCCTGCTTGATCTGCCGGTATTGAAATCAGACCGCCTTCTTTACACGGTCAGAAGGTTTAAACGAAACCGGACGCATACGCTTAAAGTGAAAGGCGGCAGGGACATGACAGAAGAACAGCTGCTTCAATCCTTTTTTGCCGGAAAAAAATACATCCGGGAAGTTGATGAAAATATGGATTGA
- the pilM gene encoding type IV pilus biogenesis protein PilM, producing MALRLFQKKDRTINFTITDEAIRFVELRQSDPIVIEKFGERQLPEGLIVQGDLVKIDELQDILDNIVDEWKLKKRNIRFTIPDRFVAIKEEKVDRDLTLDEIKNFFFMQIGSTIHLPFDEPVFDVVVTGYEETKQTVLLVAAPEQVMEEYAGLFEHARLKPAAADIAPLAVYRLFHAGGQTEEEAHELIIHLKKNVMTLSIFHRHQLKFIKPVFIEKSEDVLEIEETEESGGLADALSEIEKVINFYENSVHGGQVKIDRMLFTGYHSQRTFAEQFIRQSFDVPLRTDEAISMDTKQNEELPPAFYAAAGLALKDG from the coding sequence ATGGCGCTGCGTTTATTTCAAAAAAAAGATAGAACGATCAATTTTACAATTACAGATGAAGCAATTCGTTTTGTGGAGCTGCGCCAGTCTGACCCCATTGTCATTGAAAAATTTGGCGAACGGCAGCTGCCGGAGGGATTGATTGTACAGGGTGATCTTGTGAAGATCGATGAGCTGCAGGATATTTTGGACAATATCGTAGATGAGTGGAAGCTGAAAAAACGGAATATCCGCTTTACTATTCCGGACCGGTTTGTGGCGATCAAAGAAGAAAAAGTGGACCGTGATTTAACATTGGATGAAATTAAAAACTTCTTTTTTATGCAAATCGGTTCGACTATCCATCTGCCGTTTGATGAGCCGGTTTTTGATGTGGTCGTAACGGGCTATGAAGAAACGAAGCAGACGGTTCTTCTTGTAGCGGCGCCGGAGCAGGTCATGGAGGAGTACGCAGGCTTGTTCGAACATGCCCGGCTGAAACCGGCCGCTGCCGATATCGCACCGCTCGCTGTTTACCGGCTGTTTCATGCCGGAGGGCAGACGGAGGAGGAAGCTCACGAGCTGATTATTCATTTGAAAAAAAACGTCATGACGCTGTCTATTTTTCACCGGCACCAGCTCAAATTTATAAAGCCGGTGTTTATTGAAAAAAGTGAAGATGTACTTGAAATAGAAGAAACAGAGGAAAGCGGCGGTTTGGCAGATGCGCTGTCTGAAATTGAAAAAGTCATCAACTTCTATGAAAATTCTGTTCACGGCGGACAAGTGAAAATTGACCGGATGTTATTTACCGGCTATCATTCCCAGCGGACGTTTGCTGAGCAATTTATCCGACAGTCTTTTGATGTGCCTCTTCGAACCGATGAAGCAATCAGCATGGATACAAAGCAGAACGAGGAGCTTCCGCCCGCTTTTTACGCAGCGGCTGGCCTTGCATTGAAAGATGGGTGA
- the rplU gene encoding 50S ribosomal protein L21, whose protein sequence is MYAIIETGGKQVKVEEGQAIYIEKLNAQDGDTVTFDKVLFVGGNDVKVGSPVVEGATVTAKVEKQGRAKKIIVFKFKAKKNYRKKQGHRQPYTKVVIEKINA, encoded by the coding sequence ATGTACGCAATTATTGAAACAGGCGGCAAGCAGGTTAAAGTTGAAGAAGGTCAAGCAATCTACATCGAAAAATTGAACGCACAAGATGGTGACACTGTCACTTTTGATAAAGTTCTTTTCGTTGGTGGCAACGACGTGAAAGTCGGCAGCCCAGTCGTAGAAGGCGCAACTGTAACGGCTAAGGTTGAAAAGCAAGGACGCGCGAAGAAAATCATCGTTTTCAAATTCAAAGCGAAGAAAAACTACCGCAAAAAGCAAGGACACCGTCAGCCTTACACAAAAGTAGTCATTGAAAAAATCAACGCATAA
- a CDS encoding rod shape-determining protein, whose amino-acid sequence MFGIGSRDLGIDLGTANTLVYAKGKGVIVREPSVVALQTDTKQIVAVGNDARNMIGRTPGNIIATRPMKDGVIADYETTATMIKYYIKQATKGASGFLSSKPYVMVCVPSGITAVERRAVIDATRQAGARDAYPIEEPFAAAIGANLPVWEPTGSMVVDIGGGTTEVAIISLGGIVTSESLRIAGDEMDDAIIAYIRKQYNLLIGDRTAEMIKMEVGSAGDAEGIPNLEIRGRDLLTGLPKTIEITAQEIADALKDTVYAIVETVKGTLEKTPPELAADIMDRGIVLTGGGALLRNLDKVISKETNMPVIIAENPLDCVAVGTGLALDHIHLFKNK is encoded by the coding sequence ATGTTTGGAATTGGGAGCCGTGACCTTGGCATCGACCTTGGAACAGCGAATACACTTGTTTATGCAAAAGGAAAAGGTGTTATTGTACGGGAGCCATCTGTTGTTGCATTGCAGACAGATACAAAACAGATCGTGGCAGTTGGAAATGATGCACGTAACATGATCGGCCGGACACCGGGTAATATCATTGCCACTCGCCCGATGAAAGACGGTGTTATTGCCGACTATGAAACAACAGCCACAATGATTAAGTACTACATTAAGCAGGCGACAAAAGGTGCAAGCGGCTTCCTATCAAGCAAGCCGTATGTAATGGTTTGTGTGCCATCTGGTATTACAGCTGTTGAACGCCGCGCGGTAATTGATGCGACACGCCAGGCGGGGGCACGGGATGCTTATCCGATTGAAGAGCCGTTTGCAGCAGCTATTGGGGCCAATCTTCCTGTATGGGAACCAACGGGAAGCATGGTAGTAGATATCGGCGGTGGTACGACAGAAGTCGCGATTATTTCGCTTGGCGGTATTGTGACAAGCGAATCACTTCGGATTGCCGGTGATGAAATGGATGATGCGATTATTGCGTATATCCGCAAGCAGTACAATTTGCTGATCGGAGACCGGACAGCAGAAATGATTAAAATGGAGGTCGGGTCAGCCGGCGATGCGGAAGGCATTCCAAACTTGGAAATCCGCGGCCGTGATTTGTTGACAGGATTGCCGAAAACGATTGAAATTACTGCACAAGAAATAGCAGATGCGCTAAAAGACACAGTTTACGCCATTGTAGAAACGGTAAAAGGTACCTTGGAAAAAACGCCTCCGGAATTAGCGGCCGATATTATGGACCGCGGTATTGTACTAACGGGCGGCGGTGCGCTGCTGCGCAATTTAGACAAGGTGATCAGCAAGGAAACCAATATGCCAGTTATTATTGCCGAAAATCCACTTGACTGTGTTGCAGTAGGAACGGGTCTTGCATTGGATCACATTCATCTGTTTAAAAACAAATAA
- a CDS encoding type II secretion system protein: MKINEKGYTLIELLAIVVILGIISAIAVVGIGRLIEQSKEKAFVAQALHFKEAAALFVTNERVENPDAIPERVTYKQLYEKGLVEKVIDPFTDKLLDPDENETYVGIRSNGSVYKVCLYGEGKQLCPDTLAGLEEKNIK; the protein is encoded by the coding sequence ATGAAGATAAATGAAAAAGGCTACACCCTAATAGAGCTGCTCGCTATAGTAGTCATTCTTGGTATCATTTCAGCTATTGCCGTTGTCGGCATCGGCCGCTTGATTGAGCAGTCAAAAGAAAAAGCATTTGTTGCACAGGCTCTTCATTTCAAAGAAGCGGCAGCATTGTTTGTGACAAATGAGCGGGTCGAAAATCCGGATGCGATACCTGAACGCGTGACTTACAAACAGCTGTATGAAAAAGGATTGGTAGAGAAAGTGATCGACCCATTTACAGACAAACTGCTCGATCCGGACGAGAACGAAACCTACGTCGGTATTCGCTCAAACGGGTCTGTTTATAAAGTTTGTTTGTATGGTGAAGGAAAACAGCTTTGCCCCGATACACTGGCAGGTTTAGAAGAAAAGAATATTAAATAA
- the mreC gene encoding rod shape-determining protein MreC, with product MPHFLTNKRLIILLGSIILLVAMIGFSMRDRENITWPEKFIKDVTGFGQNIVSKPAGAVESFFDDVSRLRHTYEENEKLRTHLEELAQLESDVARLEKDNAELRKVLEKEDSLADYEPVQATVIARNPDRWYELITIDQGESNGIEPDMAVMTASGLVGKVQSTSKFTSTVQLLSAHDSNNRVSALVQGDKTVYGLIEGYDEEKQMLQLTKIPSDAKVKKGQAVTTSGLGGVFPKGLVIGKVSELVPDEFGLTQTALVKPAASFYDLEHVMVSKRKMTKVLPEEEDRQQVVVEEEGM from the coding sequence ATGCCGCACTTTTTAACAAACAAGCGGTTGATTATATTGCTCGGCAGTATTATTCTTCTTGTTGCTATGATTGGTTTTTCCATGCGGGACCGGGAGAACATCACTTGGCCGGAAAAATTTATTAAAGATGTAACAGGTTTCGGGCAGAATATTGTGTCGAAGCCCGCGGGTGCTGTGGAGTCTTTTTTTGACGATGTAAGCAGATTGCGCCATACATATGAAGAAAATGAAAAGCTTCGTACTCACTTGGAAGAGCTTGCCCAGCTGGAAAGTGACGTGGCGCGTCTTGAAAAAGATAATGCCGAACTCCGTAAAGTGCTTGAGAAAGAAGACAGCCTGGCTGATTACGAGCCCGTGCAGGCAACGGTCATTGCCCGCAATCCTGACCGCTGGTATGAGTTGATTACCATCGATCAAGGAGAATCAAATGGGATTGAGCCGGATATGGCAGTGATGACAGCGAGCGGCTTGGTTGGAAAAGTACAGAGTACGTCAAAGTTCACGTCTACTGTGCAGCTTTTGTCGGCTCACGATTCAAACAACCGCGTTTCGGCGCTTGTCCAAGGCGACAAAACCGTTTATGGGCTTATTGAAGGATATGATGAAGAAAAACAAATGCTTCAATTAACGAAGATTCCATCCGATGCGAAAGTAAAAAAAGGACAAGCTGTCACAACATCCGGCCTTGGCGGCGTTTTCCCGAAAGGCCTGGTGATTGGAAAGGTGTCAGAGCTCGTTCCGGATGAGTTTGGTTTAACGCAGACAGCACTTGTCAAACCGGCCGCAAGCTTTTACGATTTGGAACACGTTATGGTGTCCAAGCGTAAAATGACAAAAGTACTGCCTGAAGAGGAAGACCGCCAGCAGGTAGTGGTTGAGGAGGAAGGAATGTGA
- the radC gene encoding RadC family protein, translating to MTHDKTIPSQPLMIRDVPPHDRPRERMIASGPHSLSNHELLAILLRTGSKEESVLQLSNRILIHFEGLRLLKDASLEEITSIKGIGSAKAIQLMAAVEIGRRIERLKYDERFTIRSPEDAANYMMEEMRFLSQEHFVALYLNTKNQVMHKQTLFIGSLNASIVHPREVFKEAFRRSAASIVCLHNHPSGDPSPSREDIDVTKRLVECGKILGIDILDHLIIGEKKYVSLKEKGYL from the coding sequence ATGACCCATGATAAAACAATCCCATCTCAGCCGCTGATGATACGGGATGTTCCGCCGCACGACCGCCCGCGTGAAAGAATGATTGCGAGCGGTCCGCACAGTTTATCCAACCATGAACTCCTCGCTATTTTACTTCGTACCGGCTCAAAAGAAGAATCGGTTCTGCAGCTGTCCAATCGCATTTTAATCCACTTTGAAGGCCTTCGCCTGCTCAAGGATGCCTCACTTGAAGAAATTACATCCATCAAAGGAATAGGGAGCGCCAAAGCGATTCAGCTGATGGCGGCCGTTGAAATAGGGCGGCGTATAGAACGCTTAAAGTATGATGAGCGTTTTACCATCCGCTCTCCGGAAGATGCTGCTAATTATATGATGGAAGAAATGCGCTTCTTAAGCCAGGAGCATTTTGTCGCACTTTACTTAAACACAAAAAACCAGGTGATGCACAAACAAACCCTGTTTATTGGCAGCTTAAATGCCTCGATTGTCCATCCGCGCGAGGTCTTTAAAGAAGCATTCCGCCGCTCCGCCGCTTCGATTGTCTGCCTGCATAATCATCCATCGGGCGACCCGTCTCCGAGCCGTGAAGACATCGATGTAACTAAACGGCTGGTGGAGTGCGGAAAAATATTAGGCATTGATATCCTCGACCATTTGATTATAGGTGAGAAGAAATATGTGAGTTTGAAAGAAAAAGGTTATTTATAA
- the minC gene encoding septum site-determining protein MinC — MKQSQNVVIKGTKDGLTLQLSDKCSYNELIEELTEKLDAVTKDGENALITVTVQTGNRYLTEEEKEELRQLIRQRRHLVVEDIKSNVLTIDEAIQWKEENEIVSYTGRIRSGQVLEVPGDLLLIGDVNPGGAVMAGGSIFIMGALKGMAHAGCYGNDNAVIAAGKMMPSQLRISSHLTRSPDRYDEEDITESECAFINEAQQLVIDRLQVLKYLRPDLSTFKGGF; from the coding sequence ATGAAACAAAGTCAAAATGTCGTCATTAAAGGGACGAAAGACGGCCTGACTCTTCAGTTAAGTGATAAATGTTCCTATAATGAATTAATAGAGGAATTAACCGAAAAATTAGATGCCGTTACAAAAGACGGCGAAAATGCACTCATTACAGTCACGGTTCAAACAGGGAACCGATATTTGACTGAAGAAGAAAAAGAAGAACTGCGTCAGCTGATCAGGCAGCGCCGTCATCTAGTTGTCGAAGACATCAAGTCCAACGTGCTGACAATTGACGAAGCTATACAATGGAAAGAAGAAAATGAAATTGTTTCATATACAGGCCGTATCCGTTCCGGTCAGGTGCTGGAAGTGCCAGGAGATTTACTGCTGATTGGGGATGTAAATCCTGGCGGTGCTGTGATGGCAGGAGGAAGCATTTTTATCATGGGGGCGCTAAAAGGCATGGCGCACGCGGGCTGCTATGGAAATGACAATGCGGTAATTGCCGCTGGGAAAATGATGCCGTCCCAGCTGCGGATCAGCAGTCATTTAACCCGTTCACCAGACCGATATGATGAAGAAGACATTACAGAATCGGAATGCGCGTTTATTAATGAAGCACAACAATTGGTGATTGATCGGCTGCAAGTATTGAAATATTTGCGTCCTGATTTATCGACGTTTAAAGGGGGCTTTTAA
- a CDS encoding A24 family peptidase → MINLTILLYGLLFGSFFNVVGLRVPDGKSIVKPRSACSLCGHQMTARDLVPVLSYVFLKGRCRKCGANISVIYPLTELAAALLFLYAYVLYGFSAPFWMAILLFSMLLIIVVSDAAYMLIPDKILLFFLPLFAVMRFIDPLDPWWDTLLGAAVGFVLLLLIAVVSKGGMGGGDIKLFGVLGFVLGTKLVLLTFLLACFFGAAIGLILMAAGIVKRGKPMPFGPYIALAAVAAYTHGEAMIRWYLQFF, encoded by the coding sequence ATGATTAATCTTACTATCCTCCTTTACGGCCTCCTATTCGGCTCGTTCTTTAACGTCGTCGGGCTCCGGGTACCGGACGGGAAGTCGATTGTAAAGCCGCGCAGCGCCTGTTCGCTGTGCGGCCATCAAATGACGGCGCGTGATTTGGTGCCGGTACTGTCTTATGTGTTCTTGAAAGGGCGCTGCCGCAAATGCGGTGCGAACATATCGGTCATTTATCCTCTAACAGAGCTGGCTGCAGCGCTGTTATTTTTGTATGCATATGTATTATATGGATTCAGTGCGCCATTTTGGATGGCGATTTTGTTGTTTTCGATGCTGTTGATTATTGTCGTGTCGGATGCGGCGTATATGCTCATTCCCGATAAAATCTTATTGTTTTTTCTGCCGCTGTTTGCGGTGATGCGTTTTATCGATCCGCTCGATCCGTGGTGGGATACGCTGCTTGGCGCGGCGGTCGGCTTCGTTCTGCTTTTGCTCATTGCTGTCGTATCAAAAGGCGGAATGGGCGGCGGGGACATTAAGCTGTTTGGCGTGCTCGGGTTTGTGCTCGGTACCAAGCTTGTACTGCTGACGTTTTTGCTTGCCTGCTTTTTCGGGGCGGCGATTGGGCTCATTTTAATGGCGGCCGGCATCGTCAAGCGCGGAAAGCCAATGCCCTTTGGTCCGTATATTGCTCTTGCGGCTGTAGCTGCTTATACACATGGTGAAGCCATGATCCGCTGGTATCTTCAGTTTTTTTAA